From the Micromonospora echinospora genome, the window CTCCGACCCTGGCAGCGCACCCGCAGGTTCGCCGGACCCCACCCCCGGCGCGCCGGGGACGGGCCGGGACCTGCCCGACCTGAGCTTCGCGTGTTTCACCGGCGGGGCCGAGGTCTCCCTGCGGGCGGTACGCGGACCTGCGGTGATCAACCTGTGGGCCTCCTGGTGCGCGCCGTGCCGGAAGGAACTTCCCGCGTTCCAGCGCCTGCACGAGCGGATGGCCGGGCAGGTGCACGTGATCGGCGTGAACACCCGCGACGACCGGCCCCGGGCGGTCTCCGTCGGTGAGGACTTCGGCGTGACCTTCCCGACCCTGGTCGACACCGACCAGCGGTTGCAGCGCGCGCTGGCGCCGAACGTCCTGCCGATCACCCTCCTGGT encodes:
- a CDS encoding TlpA family protein disulfide reductase, with amino-acid sequence MNRRMAAALLAPLLAVAGCTTGEPDRDAAPSAATESSPFADCAALTAAPSAPPASAGPSVRPSDPGSAPAGSPDPTPGAPGTGRDLPDLSFACFTGGAEVSLRAVRGPAVINLWASWCAPCRKELPAFQRLHERMAGQVHVIGVNTRDDRPRAVSVGEDFGVTFPTLVDTDQRLQRALAPNVLPITLLVDGQGRVRHQDVSGAIDDALLADLVRRHLGLDVPA